A window of the Pararge aegeria chromosome 2, ilParAegt1.1, whole genome shotgun sequence genome harbors these coding sequences:
- the LOC120632323 gene encoding apolipoprotein D-like, which yields MLRLSVLLLVATASAQIPSLGWCPDYQPMANFNVNRFLGTWYEAERFFTVSELGSRCVTTKYESTPEGRILVNNEITNALTGMKRVMGGSLQMIGREGEGRLIIKYATLPNSYDNEYSILDTDYENFAVMWSCSGIGPVHIQNAWILTRDRLAPPLVMQYAYSVLDRYHISRTFFVKTNQADCNVLPSPAADPLSVKTEDIIDAKSAPVASADIIAVEEKIVPVEKKEEPIAEVPQERSAIPEISDEAKPMEIPEMIPEKKDDKKKIEKPEDMKIEKPDKMEMKKEIPTQKSL from the exons CCGATGGCGAATTTCAACGTGAACCGCTTCCTCGGCACCTGGTACGAAGCTGAGCGTTTCTTCACGGTCTCGGAACTTGGTTCCCGCTGTGTCACCACCAAGTATGAAAGCACTCCCGAAGGAAGGATCCTCGTCAACAATGAGATAACCAATGCCTT AACCGGTATGAAGCGTGTGATGGGAGGTTCCCTGCAAATGATTGGAAGGGAAGGCGAGGGCCGTCTGATCATCAAGTACGCCACATTGCCCAATTCCTATGACAACGAATACAGCATCCTCGACACTGATTACGAGAACTTCGCCGTCATGTGGTCTTGCAGCGGCATTGGCCCTGTGCATATCC aaaacgCCTGGATCCTGACCAGAGACAGACTCGCGCCACCACTCGTGATGCAGTATGCTTACTCCGTGCTAGACCGCTACCATATCTCACGGACATTCTTCGTGAAGACCAACCAGGCTGACTGCAACGTTCTACCGAGCCCCGCGGCTGACCCCCTGAGCGTAAAAACTGAAGATATCATTGACGCGAAGAGCGCCCCTGTTGCTAGCGCGGACATAATTGCCGTTGAAGAAAAAATTGTACCTGTGGAG AAGAAGGAAGAGCCTATCGCGGAAGTCCCACAAGAGCGTTCAGCGATCCCCGAAATATCCGACGAGGCCAAACCTATGGAAATCCCGGAAATGATCCCCGAGAAGAAAGACGACAAGAAGAAAATCGAAAAACCAGAAGAtatgaaaattgaaaaacccGATAAAATGGAAATGAAGAAAGAAATTCCCACGCAAAAATCTCTATAA